Proteins from a genomic interval of Streptomyces fodineus:
- a CDS encoding response regulator transcription factor, producing the protein MHEIDRAAGDAAQRVLVVDDDPDVRDAVEDGLTVAGYTVRGAADGLAALSEVSAWQPDAVVLDVMMPVLDGLAVCRRLRGLGDRTPVLVLTALDSVRERVDGLDAGADDYLVKPFALEELLARVRALLRRAVPDGGAGALCFADLRVDPATRTGSRGGRPLEFTRTEFALLELLLRNPGRVLSKELMTERVWGGDFGTESNSLAVYIGYLRRKLEAGGEPRLVHTVHGVGYTMDTA; encoded by the coding sequence ATGCACGAGATCGACCGGGCCGCGGGGGACGCGGCACAGCGGGTCCTGGTGGTGGATGACGACCCGGACGTACGGGACGCCGTCGAGGACGGCCTGACCGTGGCGGGCTACACGGTACGAGGAGCCGCCGACGGGCTCGCCGCGCTGAGCGAGGTGTCGGCCTGGCAGCCCGACGCCGTCGTACTGGACGTGATGATGCCGGTCCTGGACGGGCTGGCTGTCTGCCGCAGGTTGCGCGGCCTCGGCGACCGGACACCGGTGCTGGTGCTGACCGCCCTGGACTCGGTGCGCGAACGGGTGGACGGCCTCGATGCGGGCGCCGACGACTACCTTGTGAAACCCTTCGCGCTGGAGGAACTCCTCGCCCGCGTACGGGCGTTGCTGCGCCGCGCCGTGCCGGACGGCGGGGCCGGCGCGCTGTGCTTCGCGGACTTGCGGGTGGACCCGGCGACCCGGACGGGCAGCCGGGGTGGGCGCCCGCTGGAGTTCACCCGTACCGAGTTCGCGCTGCTGGAACTGCTGTTGCGCAACCCCGGCCGGGTACTGTCCAAAGAGCTGATGACCGAGCGTGTGTGGGGTGGCGACTTCGGCACCGAGTCCAACTCCCTGGCCGTGTACATCGGATACCTGCGCCGCAAGCTGGAGGCCGGCGGCGAGCCCCGCCTCGTACACACGGTCCACGGTGTGGGCTACACGATGGATACCGCGTGA